Part of the Solanum pennellii chromosome 10, SPENNV200 genome is shown below.
ATATTACCAAGTGCTAAATTGCTCTTTCACGTGATTTATCACTGAGTTTTGtttgatattcatattaaatattaattttaatttaagtttaaaaagtttaatattaaggataaaatattttttttataaaaatgactCCATATCTAAAGTACTTGaatttaaaatctatgattaAAGATGAATGAATACTTACACTTTATTATAACTCAAGTTGATATGATTGGGTTTGAGTTGATCAAATCTTGTCACAACACAAATAAGTACTAGTTTTAGCATGATaatgttaaatttgtaattttagtCTTCACATTAAAGAGATTTTTAACAAGTAAAacactaatttaatttttttaatctttctaGAATATGGTCACCAAATTCTACCAAGctaacaaaataataagaaataaaacaCATTCTCTAGAAGTGgactaattaatattaattaatccaATAGATCGTCTAGAAGATGCACATGACTATATTCAACAcattattatatgttattaaaaaaaagacacaTTACTATATACTcccaattcaaaataataatgtggGCGAATAACgacatttctttatttttacacaaaatcaagatcttcgaaataacatattcaaaattatgaatttataatatatttaaaaattataaattttaataatttttatataatttaatttccaATCAAAcctctttaaaaatattataaatattatagcGTATGAAAACAAGTTTTCTAGTTATAGTTGTCCTCCTTCTACAACTATATAAAAAGCATaagtttcaagaaaatattatttgctTTTCTCTTATATAACTCTCATGTACCCAATATATTATTCCCTCTTGTATTTCTCATGAATTTTGGATTTGTTTTAGGTTTTTATTGTTGGGATTGGAGTTTTTTAACCGCTCTTTTGTTATTCTCCATTTCAAATTAATCGtcattcatcttttttttatttattgataacCTTAGCGTTTACTATACGAGCAACGTAATTTTTTGAATGGGAGAATTAGGGGATGAATGTGAAAGGAATTTGTTAGAGTATGTAAGGAAGGCATCAACATCACCATTCTTGCTAAAAACATACATGTTGGTGGAGGATCCGGCGACGGATGACGTCATTTCTTGGAATTCCGATGGATCGGCGTTTATAGTCCGGCAGCCGGCGGAGTTTGCTAGAGATTTGCTTCCAACACTTTTCAAACATAGCAACTTTTCTAGCTTTGTCCGGCAGCTTAATACCTATGTATGTTTACTATTCTACCCTTTCCTGAACAAAATTTAACGTGTCGATATTTTATACGATCAGATCACTTATAagatttttatcttatttactTACTTGGTAAAGAGAATGAAAACAAATAGTGATCTCCATAAATATTAATAGCAGATAACTTAtcttatttttctaattaaaaaaatattacatgtaaatatattttagattaAATGTTAAtcgatcttttttttaaaaaaatgattagtttaaagatatatataattgtgtCTTTCATGCATAGTGAATTATTGGTGTTGCTATATTTGTGATTCGATTGATTTAGAAAACCATAGTATATAAGGACGAAATTAACTACAATACATTTCTGTTATATACATTGtcagtattaataaaaaaatattataataaatcaagTTTGAGACTAATAACATATGATATTTCTTGGCCTAGAActatatatctttaattttgttgAGTATAGTTCTTGTGATTCATTAATCAATTTGATCCTAACTTACTTCATGTGTTGACTAGGGTTTTCGTAAAATTACAACAAGTCAGTGGGAGTTTAGCAACGACTTGTTTCGCAAGGGAGACAAGAATTTATTATGTGATATTCGTCGAAAAAAAGCATGGACAAACAAACAACAACCTAACAAAAACAACAGGAAAGAAAGTGAAGATGAAGATCAAAAGTCATCATCTTCAGCTTATAATTCTTCATCATCATTTGAGTACAATAGCCTTGTTGATGAGAATAAAAGGCTCAAAATGGAAAATGGAGAACTAAGCTATGAGCTTTCACTAGTAAATAAGAAATGCAAAGAGCTTATTGATCTAGTGGCCATTTtgtcaaaaaaatcaaaagaagaagaaaaaaaagaagggcAAAATGGTAAAAGGCCAATGTTGTTTGGAGTGAGGctagaagttgaagaagaaatagaaaggaagagaaaaagagttagagttgaatgaaattgctagtctttttctctctcaaactatgcaaataaaaataggaaaagaagACATATATTATCGTACTATTGAATAGAGTTATTCGATATTTTTGATGAAGTGAACACAAGTTAGTTCaaacatttgaaaattgaattatatgtATTTAATTGTAAGAGTAaacttaattatatatcaataatataaacattatcAATAAGGATGTAAAACAACACTTGttcaattaatttataaaattaatgaataatttatcatttttcatctattttattGTTACTATCAAATACTAATcatttctcaatatttattggaaaaattttcaaaatgtcaatattttaacatttaagagggctcattagcaacactttcaatatttagtaaaaacgtcaaattttagtttgttatgtatcttatttatgtttttattatttgtttttatttaaagaatataattatttaataacaaaagggagaaaatcaagggagagaatatttcaaaaaaaaggtaaggatcacttaattttctcatcagttacattttcaaataaaatttaaacttcgttctttttttttctccagaatgtttacctttttaaaattatattcatccCACAATAtattcaattcatatttattatagttttttattggtttgtattcattctaatAGGTATGCCGAATGtatctatatagtcatttaagaaatatatttgtactcatatatttttttccctatatagttatttttttcttcaaaaatcttgtatgtattcatttcaatatgtattttatttgtatttctatttattctagtttttatttagaattttgtgtaataatatataaaatacaaaaaaaattagtatgatgaaaaactgaatgaaatataaaattaaaaagaaataattgaatatttggtgtactcattcttaaataaaataaataactagtgacatacctttagaataaatcaaattagaaaaaaatgtcaaattcagaAACAAtgatacataatttttaaataaatacaactattaattgtaaaaatacatacttactaaaaaagtatcaaaatttaatatatacttccaaatttatgaatacaataaacaataaaactatgaaatacaaaaatattaaaactatgaaatatacacaatcaaactcatataatgtgttacattgacataactaacacacaaaaaaaacagaacaaaatacaataaatatatgaaatacaaaaataaatactaactataacataataaaaattccaTATACACTTCCAAACACATTGtaacataaattttttggaatcttaaaaattactaaacaaattaaactaaacatgcaaaacACAGAACATGCAAAAAGAAACCCTCTTCTCCaacaaattggtcttcttcaacttcatggttATGAATTTGTGTGGGATTTTGCACATCGACGGATTCAGACATTTTCCCCCGTCGTATATCCTCCTTAGATTTAGAAGCGGAACCTACATTGTTGTTTAATTCTcgagtgaaaaaaattaaatgatgaaaaatcaGAAGAACATTGATTATTTTGTTCaatacctctagtaactctcttGAAAACGTCATTGAAGAGAGAATTATGTAGTCTCAAAccctaaaaaatgttttaagaacaacaacaaaacaaaaagaattaataaaaacactaaaatcaataagtaaataaataaggaatctgaaaaacataatacccaaatcaatgttaatcttcaaatcaaatcttgcaatgaaattaaatgagaataatagaaaatattaatatattaatcgAAAATCTGTGgaattgatttggaagaatgttagagagagaaattgaaaagaagagtaagaaaaaagagaaaaatcttAGGATTTGATTAGGAAGAAAGTAAGATAGAGAAATTGATAAgcttaagaaaaattaaaatgacattaatatatatccaattacataaatataggaAAATGTGTAATTATGAGGGAAAAAAAGGATGTAAAtaatgagagagaaaatattaataatatcagaataattatttatttttaaaataatgacatctTTGACATGTTTACTAACATTATTAAAGTATGGATATTATTACTAAATAAGTTAGTTTTTTTGACTAGTTAGCtaaatttcttatatttaaatgacatatatttaataaaaataatttgataaaattattcttaTCTACTATACTTTAAACGGtgtgttaaataaataataaaaatgattattcgATTACTTCGATAGAAAAATTAAtatgcaaaagaaaaaagggagGTGACAAGAAACTGGCCATGTTTAAAGTATGACATAGATGATGGATATGGTTACTTTAGTTTTtaagtaataatattaatatataattgaagTACTAATTAGTAATTATGTTCATATAATTTTCTCATCAAATAAAGtgcactttttaaaattatattaattaaagagATAGAAGtttgaataattatatataaagtcATGCCAAGACATTTGAAGGCGGCTCGAACATGAAGGTATATATGCAAAAACATTCTATTTAATAGTTTCTAGAACTatcaaaaggtaaaattattccactttaaaagtgtatttcgaaaataatttttttaattttttatgatataagaGTAATTCTAagtatatttcaaaaataattttttttaattttttatgatataagaataattatatatcttatCGAACTTGATAACTTTATCGTAAGAGTGTGTCAATCAACATGTTATTTAGTGATCATGCAAATATCTTGTGCttcatttcaattattttgtttgtactatagtcatatatataattggactttagtaatttttatttaacttaattatttatttatgaacttGAACTATATATGCACTATAATGAGTGTGCCATCATAAGAATGAGTTCAGTTCAATCTATAACTTTTGATTTAgagtataaaatttaataaaattaggGAACATACATAAAAGTTTGactaatttgatttaaaaatttactTTAGCATTTAAATTATACGGACATTTAAATACCTCTTTAATATCTgtgaaatgaattaaaaatcaCCCTAGAGGATGACATGGCAAAGAGAGTGATTTCACTCTCCTTATAGCGTGTGAAgaagttaaaaaagaaaaaaaattatacaatcatacaaatgacatatttttattatatataataaatattttaaatattattttcttaatatattaacttatattaaaatatatgaataattttactggcccataaaaattttaacttttattttctttattttattgtcttccCCGTTGAAGCATCATTTTTTCCTCCATCTTCACCTTTAACTCTATTAACTACTTCAATTTCACAATCTTAGTAGTAATCCACAAAATCCAACACCATCATCTGATTATTGACGTCAAtttcatacatataaattttatcgattttcatcGGAGCGAAAAAACTTGCTAGTTTACCGGACTTTGCGGAGGTAGAATCagtgatttttttgattttcgATTTTTTCAAAGACGAAGACAGTGATGGTAGATCCTTTATCTCTCCGGTGTTGGAGGTTTACCAAATAAGACGCGAGAGAAAGAGAAACGGGCcgattgttgttgttttgttgcTTCGTCTAAGAGCTTCGAAGCTCACTATTAATGGTGTTTTAAGGAAGAAAGTGATGGCGAATTGGTGATTCAGTTGTTTGTTGGTGTTTTGGAGAATCTAGTAATAGAGCTTCGGCGGTGATTTGAGAGTTACGATGAAAGGAGTTTGGATGGTGGACGTAGTTGGAAAATATGGAGAGgggaaaaataaacattaaagagttagaaatggtgaagaagaaggaaggagaAAGAAGTAAGGGGGTGGGTGGGGGCTGGGTATGGGGTAAAATAAAAACGggtcaatatttttaattttaattttagaaaatgcactttgaattaattaattagtgtaaattaattttaagaagtGCTAAAGAAAAacgatgaaaataattaataacgtGATGCTGATATGGTATTGTTGTGGCACTTATATGGCTATGATGTGGCAAGTGAGAGTGGAATAATAATCTCAGGGTGGTGTTTAATTCATTTCAAAGATGTTAAGGAGGTATTCCCGctaaatttaaatgttaaagTGAATTTTCAAACCAAATTCAGAAGAATTTTTATGATAAACAATAGACGTAAAACTCATAACTTTAAACATATAATGTgctcaatattaaaaaataataaccttaaatataaattcataaaatttaaattcttaatCTAATTCAACTctatatatacatgtttatttaatagtaataaccaataaatatttaaaaattcatttttgttcACTACTTTTAAAATCTTACACATCAATAcccatatttgtataatttaaaattctcTCCCTCTCATGTTTGCTGCCCTATTTTGCTCATTTAAAgacaatattatttcattttcctccttttttttccCCTTAGAATtacactttttctttttctcttccccaaaagtttcactttttttttccttttggttGATCATCGAAAACCAACATCTATAGGCTTTAAAAAGTCTTTTATTTTGGTCTAAAAAAATGTGATCtttgattataataaaagagaaagtattgaaatatttttaaatttaatataaattatttattttgttgataaatttttaataatattaaaaatattattttatttatttaatcaaaatttagtACTTGATAAGAAGTTTCAAAACTCTTGTAGAGCATAAGACTAAAAAGTCAAGAGAAGTGTTGAAAACactttagaaaatttaaaagtatatttcaCTCGTATTGCAAGTTTGAGAGTATATTTAAGTTCAATTAgtgacataaataaatatttttaaagttgtcAATAGTTTGAagatgaaactaataatttgtaGCCGAGTTTAGTTCATATTTTCTATGATTGATATTCATTCTCTCGATTTTAAATTTCTCAATGAAAATCCTTTTAAAAGTACTACTACCACAACAATaacatacttagtaaaatttcacaaatgaaGTCTAAGAAGAATAGATCGTACGCAGGTCTTATTACTAcctcaaaaagataaaaaaattattctcaaAAGATCCTCGACTCAAGTGAAGAATTAGAAAACAGTGaagaaaatatacaaaataacaaGGAAACAATACAAAATCTACGAAAAGAAAGATCCATTTAAAAGCACCTCTTTCAAAAACACGATGcgcaaattcaaatttaattatacGAATATCAAACATCGAAATATAATAACAGAGTAACAACTCCTCTGGACTCTTATAATCCTTCATCTTCCCCATACACAAAAACAGCtaaaaaaaaggcaaaaacaGAGTGCTCAgaaacacacacatatatagcCAAAAAAATAACCTCTTCACTGAGTGTCTCTGTGTAAGAAAGTGAgaaagaatgggatttaaagcaATGggtttcttcttcattttattcCCAGATGATGAATCCACCATTATCACcaaaaacaagcaaaaaaacAATCTTTCTCCATTGAAATACATCAACACTCTGTTTAGAGCTCAATTTATAATCTCAATTTGtgtttttctcattttcatcacttttcTCCTCTTTACAGTTTCCACTTTTGAACCATCTTCAAGATTCaaacttcaaaattcaaaatcccCATCATATCAGCAACATGCATTGCAAGGAATGGGTACTCTGTTCAGAAAAGGAACAAGATCCATGAGTGATTTAATTGTAGCTCATGTCATTGAATCCGTCACTGTTCAAGAACTGAAATTGTTCATAAAACTCATTTACAGGTCCAAAATCAGCTCAAAATCCGACATTTTGTTCGTTTTCCCGAAAAAATCCGTTCTTTTTGAAAACACCATTGTTGAAGAAAACACCTCGTTCTTCAAACTCATCAATGCCTACGAATACAACTCTACCATTTTCGACTCGACCCATAATAAAGCAAATGCAAGTGAAGAACCCATCTGGGGTCGCAAAAAACAGAGCAATTTCATTGACGAAGAAGCTGAATCAATTCAATTGAGTTGTGGGTCAGTTATCGGGTTTTACGCCGATGAACTTGACCCGGAAAATTCATTATCCGGGTTTATGGATCATGTTCCAATGAATTTAAGAAGATGGGCTTATTACCCAATGTTATTTGGTCgaattaaaagatatttcaatcatataatattagTGAACGTGAAAGAAATTTTCGTACTCGGTGATTCACCGAGTCGAATTAAGAATCTGAGTCAAACTCAGATTCTTATTTTTCGAAGAAAAAACTTCGAAAAAACTCATAAAAAACAGGTAAGCGCTGAAATCATCATGGGTGGATTAAGAGGAATTCGAAGATTATCGAATGCAATGTTAATCAAAATCATCCAGGAATCGATGCAACGAAAGAAGAAGAACTCGATTAACGAGTCAGATCAAGTCGTTAGAAATGAGTTCATGATGAAGAATATTGAGTTGATTTTGAGCGAGTCAATTATTGATCTGAGTTCACTAACATCAAGTTCTTTATTAGAATCGAAATTTTCTATTATTAGTCGTGGAAATAgtaatattgatattaattatgtttttaagaaGTATTTAAGTTCATAGTAATTGTTACTTAGTagttaaattagttttaaaaaatcgTTAATTATAGGATTATGTACTTTGTATTAATTGTTCATAATAGAATTTGGTCAATTATGTTCTGAAAATTTTCTTGATAAGATCGAAATTACATTATGATTATTTAAGTATCAAAATGATATAATTTGTAGTAATTGATTGTCGtgtaaataataatgtaatagTAAATGTTATATGGATCATTTGTGCAAAGTAATGTATATCTAGAGGTGGGGAGGGGTTTATTTGATTTGCTTTGTCAAATCAAATAGATATATGACGTTTAGATAAAATTGAGTGAGATTGGAGATTAATTTGAAAGAATCAATCGTTAACTTCTAATTAAGAGTAAAATATTATacgaaattaaaatatattcattttctCCTCGAGATATCTCGAAGCAATAATTGATTAAATCGATATTAGAGCTACGAGAACGATATTAAAtccaaaaaaaactttaaagggATATCACCACAAATTTAAAGAGCAAGAGACAATGTGTGATAAGCTTTTATATAATGTAAATAAATGCTGAATTTCTTTGGTGAATATAACAGTAAATAATGCATATTAGGGGTTGTagtatgagttttttttaaaaaaagattatcaAAAATTTACAGTGATAAAACATGTAATTTAATTcgatacaaaattattaatcGAGCTAGTGTTATTCTTAAAGGTGACAGGTTGTTGTGTCAATTTATGATTTTAGCAATCATCACTAGCAAAGTCAAACAAAAAgagtattttatatatttataatttaagatTAGAAGATTTAAacattatgttattttataaattttacatcaaattaaaattaaataaataaattaactcagatagaatatatatagttGGAACCATCATGTGATTTTTACCAAATTTCCAAAGCGTGTTTCAACTCCTTTTGACAAACTCCATAAAAGCAGTAACGTATCATTTCATTCTTTTGCACTTTCATTACATGATATATAATTAACTATACAACTTCTTTTGCCAGCTCTTTTTTCCAGCCAGCCAAGCATACAAGTGTTGCTTAACATTTAAAGAATACCTACGATAATATA
Proteins encoded:
- the LOC107002051 gene encoding heat stress transcription factor B-3-like — protein: MGELGDECERNLLEYVRKASTSPFLLKTYMLVEDPATDDVISWNSDGSAFIVRQPAEFARDLLPTLFKHSNFSSFVRQLNTYGFRKITTSQWEFSNDLFRKGDKNLLCDIRRKKAWTNKQQPNKNNRKESEDEDQKSSSSAYNSSSSFEYNSLVDENKRLKMENGELSYELSLVNKKCKELIDLVAILSKKSKEEEKKEGQNGKRPMLFGVRLEVEEEIERKRKRVRVE
- the LOC107001613 gene encoding uncharacterized protein LOC107001613, with protein sequence MGFKAMGFFFILFPDDESTIITKNKQKNNLSPLKYINTLFRAQFIISICVFLIFITFLLFTVSTFEPSSRFKLQNSKSPSYQQHALQGMGTLFRKGTRSMSDLIVAHVIESVTVQELKLFIKLIYRSKISSKSDILFVFPKKSVLFENTIVEENTSFFKLINAYEYNSTIFDSTHNKANASEEPIWGRKKQSNFIDEEAESIQLSCGSVIGFYADELDPENSLSGFMDHVPMNLRRWAYYPMLFGRIKRYFNHIILVNVKEIFVLGDSPSRIKNLSQTQILIFRRKNFEKTHKKQVSAEIIMGGLRGIRRLSNAMLIKIIQESMQRKKKNSINESDQVVRNEFMMKNIELILSESIIDLSSLTSSSLLESKFSIISRGNSNIDINYVFKKYLSS